TCCGCACCGGCCGCCCCGATCAGGTACGGCTGGCGGTCGAGATGACCGAGTCCCTGGCCGGGCGGCGGCCGCCCGCGCTAACCCGCCGTGGCCTCGCCTAGCTCCTCGGCACTGGGCACCATGTGCGGGGTCGTCTTCTCCAGGCGCCGGAACGCGTCCTCGACCGTGCTGGTCCAGGAGATCGCGTCGAAGACGTTCGGCCGGGTGAAACCGGCCTCGTGCATGTTCTCGACCAGGGTCTGCAGCGGCGTGTAGACACCCCACGGATCCAGGATCACCAGCGGCTTGTCATGCAGGCCGAGCGTGCGCGCCGTCCAGATCTCGAACAGCTCCTCCAGCGTCCCGATGCCACCGGGCAGGACCAGGAAGGCGTCGGAGCGGGCGTCCATGAGGCCCTTGCGCTCACGCATGTCGGCGGCGACCACCAGCTCGTCGGAATCGGTGTCGGCGACCTCGATGTCCACCAGGGCCTGCGGGATCACCCCGATGGTCCGCCCGCCGCCCGCGCGTGTCGCCCGGGCCACCGCACCCATGCAGGAGACCTTGGCCCCGCCGCTGACCAGCGTGTGTCCGCGCCTTGCCAGCTCGGTGCCGACCTCCTCGGCCAGCGTCAGATACTTCTGGTCGATCTTCTGACTCGATGCCAGGAATACACATATGAACACGGGCAAACCCTATTGCGCGCCAATCACCGTGTCGCGGACCGCCTGCTGCTCCCCCCTGATCCGTTCCACCCGGTCCCGGTCGGCGTCGGTGATGATGCGCACGGCCTCGTCCACGTCGTCGGTGACATGGATGAGGTTCAGGTCCGTCGGAGAGATCTTGCCGCCGGCCACGAGGGTGCTCCGGATCCAGTCGAGCAGCCCTCCCCAGAACTCCGTCCCCAGCAGCACGACGGGGAAGGAGGTGACCTTGCGGGTCTGGACCAGGGTCAACGCCTCGAACAGCTCGTCCATCGTGCCGAAGCCGCCCGGCAGCGCGACGAACCCGCAGGCGTACTTCACGAACATGGTCTTGCGGA
Above is a genomic segment from Streptosporangium album containing:
- a CDS encoding LOG family protein, which encodes MFICVFLASSQKIDQKYLTLAEEVGTELARRGHTLVSGGAKVSCMGAVARATRAGGGRTIGVIPQALVDIEVADTDSDELVVAADMRERKGLMDARSDAFLVLPGGIGTLEELFEIWTARTLGLHDKPLVILDPWGVYTPLQTLVENMHEAGFTRPNVFDAISWTSTVEDAFRRLEKTTPHMVPSAEELGEATAG